Below is a genomic region from Candidatus Neomarinimicrobiota bacterium.
TGGCAGCCTATCCCGAGGCCCATTTCATCGCTGACTTGTGCTTCTGCGAATATACCGATCACGGCCACTGTGGCCCCTTGCGCGACGGCGAGGTGGATAACGATGCCACACTGGTCAACCTGCAGAAGCAGGCCCTGGCTCTGGCGCGGGCCGGTGTTCATACCGTCGCCCCTTCCGGTATGATCGACGGCATGGTGGGCGCCGTACGCGAGGCGCTGGACGAGGACGGCTACAGCGAGGTTGGTATCCTCAGCTATGCGGTCAAGTACGCCTCGGCCCTTTATGGCCCTTTTCGGGAGGCGGCGGAGGCAACCCCGTCCCTGGGCGACCGCCACGGCTACCAGATGGACGTGCGCAATGCCACCGAGGCGCTTTTAGAGGCCGAGTTGGACTCGGCCGAGGGCGCCGATATGCTCATGGTCAAACCGGCGGGGATGTACCTGGATGTCATCGCCCAGCTGAAGGCTGCGCTGCCGCTGCCGCTGGTTGGCTACCAGGTGAGCGGTGAGTACGCCATGCTCAAGGCCGCCAGCGCCAACGGGTGGATCGACGGGGAGCGGGCCATGGTCGAGAGCATCATCGCGATCTTCCGGGCTGGCGCCAACGCTGTTATTACCTATTTTGCCAAGGACCTGGCCCGGCTGCTTAAAAGCCCAGCGAATTGAGCATGG
It encodes:
- the hemB gene encoding porphobilinogen synthase; amino-acid sequence: MPNDPALTVPVQRPRRNRRTAVIRNLVAETRYTTEQLIMPLFLVPGKKVRREVSSMPGVFQLSVDEAEQELSDCAKVGLVNFMLFGIPDYKDSEGSAAWQDDGIIQRGLNTLLAAYPEAHFIADLCFCEYTDHGHCGPLRDGEVDNDATLVNLQKQALALARAGVHTVAPSGMIDGMVGAVREALDEDGYSEVGILSYAVKYASALYGPFREAAEATPSLGDRHGYQMDVRNATEALLEAELDSAEGADMLMVKPAGMYLDVIAQLKAALPLPLVGYQVSGEYAMLKAASANGWIDGERAMVESIIAIFRAGANAVITYFAKDLARLLKSPAN